One Mycobacteroides abscessus ATCC 19977 genomic window carries:
- a CDS encoding ABC transporter ATP-binding protein translates to MRALLPRYVRPYRGLIAVVVTLQIISTLASLYLPTVNAAIIDDGVAHGDTRTIARLGAVMLGVTLVQITCSIGAVYFGSRTGMGFGRDMRSALFHHITGFSAEESARFGAPTLLTRTTNDVQQLQLLIQVTCTMLVTAPIMCVGGIAMAIHQNAGLSWLLMVSMPALGLANWYIVHSMLPIFRRMQRLIDGINRVMREQLSGIRVVRAFTREAVERKRFSAAVAEVSEAALAAGRWQALMLPATSLVINTSSVALIWFGGLRIDQGQMQVGSLVAFLSYFLQILMSMMMLTMLAVMVPRASACAERITEVFDTTGAITAPADPVRVADPYPTVEFTRAGFRYPGAERAVLEEISFTAQPGMITAIVGATGCGKSTLLNLIPRLHDVTTGSVRVGGNDVRRYDPEDLWTVMGLVPQRGYLFSGTVESNLRYGKADATEDEMWAALEVAQAAGFVRQHAAGLQMPVSQGGINFSGGQRQRIAIARAVIRRPGIYLFDDAFSALDVHTDARLRAALREVAADATVIVVAQRISTVADADQIVVLEDGRVAATGTHAELTRRCGTYREICDSQAVFA, encoded by the coding sequence TTGCGGGCCCTCCTGCCACGCTATGTGCGCCCATACCGCGGCTTGATCGCGGTGGTCGTCACGTTGCAGATCATCAGCACCCTGGCTTCGCTGTATCTACCGACCGTCAATGCGGCGATCATCGACGACGGGGTGGCGCACGGCGATACCCGCACCATCGCACGTCTCGGCGCGGTGATGCTCGGCGTGACCCTCGTGCAGATCACCTGCTCGATCGGCGCGGTGTACTTCGGTTCCAGAACCGGTATGGGCTTCGGACGAGATATGCGGTCGGCGCTGTTCCACCACATCACCGGGTTCTCCGCCGAGGAATCGGCGCGATTCGGCGCTCCGACCTTGTTGACGCGCACCACCAACGACGTTCAGCAGCTGCAGCTGCTGATCCAGGTCACCTGCACCATGCTGGTGACAGCACCGATCATGTGTGTCGGCGGTATCGCCATGGCGATTCACCAGAACGCGGGATTGTCGTGGCTCCTCATGGTGAGCATGCCGGCACTCGGGCTGGCCAATTGGTACATCGTGCATTCGATGCTGCCGATCTTCCGTCGTATGCAGCGCCTTATCGACGGCATCAACCGGGTGATGCGCGAGCAGCTGTCCGGTATTCGGGTGGTTCGCGCATTCACCCGGGAAGCTGTGGAACGTAAACGGTTTAGCGCGGCTGTTGCCGAGGTGTCGGAAGCCGCGCTGGCCGCGGGCCGGTGGCAGGCTCTGATGCTGCCCGCGACTTCACTGGTCATCAACACCTCCAGTGTCGCGTTGATCTGGTTCGGCGGGTTACGCATTGACCAGGGACAGATGCAGGTGGGGTCGCTGGTGGCCTTCCTGTCCTATTTCTTGCAGATCCTCATGTCGATGATGATGCTCACCATGCTGGCGGTCATGGTTCCACGCGCCTCCGCCTGCGCCGAACGGATCACCGAGGTGTTCGATACGACGGGAGCCATCACCGCCCCGGCCGACCCGGTCCGGGTCGCGGACCCATACCCCACCGTCGAGTTCACCCGCGCCGGATTCCGCTACCCCGGAGCCGAACGCGCTGTGCTGGAAGAAATTTCGTTCACCGCGCAGCCCGGCATGATCACCGCCATCGTCGGCGCCACGGGTTGCGGCAAAAGCACCCTGCTGAACTTGATACCCCGCCTGCATGACGTCACTACCGGTTCAGTGCGTGTGGGCGGCAACGATGTTCGCCGCTATGACCCGGAAGACCTGTGGACAGTAATGGGTTTGGTACCCCAGCGCGGTTACCTGTTCTCCGGAACGGTGGAGAGCAATTTGCGTTACGGCAAGGCAGATGCCACCGAAGACGAGATGTGGGCTGCGCTTGAGGTGGCACAGGCGGCCGGCTTCGTTCGTCAGCACGCCGCCGGACTACAGATGCCGGTGTCGCAGGGTGGTATCAACTTCTCCGGCGGGCAGCGTCAACGCATCGCGATCGCACGCGCCGTGATTCGCCGCCCCGGCATCTATCTGTTCGACGACGCGTTCTCGGCACTGGACGTGCACACCGATGCGCGACTGCGGGCCGCGTTGCGCGAGGTGGCCGCGGATGCCACGGTGATCGTGGTGGCACAGCGGATCTCGACCGTGGCAGACGCCGATCAGATCGTCGTCCTAGAGGACGGCCGGGTAGCCGCCACCGGCACCCACGCCGAGCTGACGCGGCGCTGCGGGACCTATCGGGAGATCTGCGATTCCCAGGCGGTGTTCGCGTGA
- a CDS encoding ABC transporter ATP-binding protein has product MTRAIGFRGVQQGPAERSRDFRGTAIRMVKRLAPQRFLTATVITLSMIGIAIGVIGPRILGHATDLLFNGVIGRQLPAGQSREQAVETARARGDGQFAQMLSGMNVIPGQGVDFHAIGMTLALALSLYLIAGMLAWVQARLLNVTVQRTVVALRTEVENKIHRLPLSYFDSRQRGEILSRVTNDVDNIQTSLQMSINQLLSSMLTLVAVLAMMLSISPLLAVITLATVPLSLWVTRTIARRSQRLFVAQWANTGKLNAHIEETYSGFTIVKTYGHRAEAEAIFADRNAEVYRSAFGAQFFSGLVSPATAFVGNLSYVAVAVVGGLKVASGGLTLGSIQAFSQYVRQFNQPLTQVAAMYNTLQSGLASAERVFELLDADEETPDPLAAATAPTGSVRVEFEDISFGYSPGQPVIEGLSLRVEPGQTVAIVGPTGAGKTTLVNLLMRFYEVDSGRILLDGIDVSTMTRHDLRSRMGMVLQDTWLFGGTIVENIAYGRPGASQEEILEAARAAYVDRFVRTLPDGYDTKIADDGGNISAGEKQLITIARAFLARPQLLILDEATSSVDTRTELRIQRAMAELRRDRTSFIIAHRLSTIRDADRIVVLDGGRVTESGTHTELLARHGAYFAMTQS; this is encoded by the coding sequence GTGACCCGCGCGATCGGTTTTCGCGGCGTGCAACAGGGACCGGCAGAGCGCTCCCGCGATTTCCGCGGCACCGCAATTCGCATGGTGAAGCGGCTTGCCCCACAGCGGTTCCTGACCGCCACGGTGATCACGCTGTCGATGATCGGTATCGCGATCGGGGTGATCGGGCCACGGATCCTCGGACACGCCACCGACTTGTTGTTCAACGGGGTGATCGGACGGCAACTGCCCGCGGGCCAAAGCAGGGAGCAAGCCGTTGAAACCGCCCGTGCGCGGGGAGACGGTCAGTTCGCACAGATGCTCTCCGGCATGAATGTCATACCGGGCCAAGGCGTCGACTTCCACGCGATAGGCATGACTCTGGCGTTGGCCTTGAGCCTGTATCTGATAGCCGGGATGTTGGCATGGGTACAAGCACGGCTGCTGAATGTCACCGTGCAGCGCACCGTGGTGGCCCTACGCACAGAAGTTGAAAACAAAATACATCGACTTCCGTTGTCGTACTTCGATTCCCGCCAGCGCGGAGAGATCCTGAGTCGCGTGACCAACGACGTCGACAACATCCAGACATCGCTGCAGATGAGCATCAACCAACTGCTGAGTTCGATGCTCACACTGGTCGCCGTGCTGGCCATGATGCTGAGCATTTCGCCGCTGCTGGCGGTGATCACGCTGGCGACCGTGCCGTTGTCGCTGTGGGTGACGCGCACCATCGCCCGCCGGTCACAGCGTCTGTTTGTGGCGCAATGGGCCAATACCGGGAAGTTGAACGCGCATATCGAGGAGACGTACAGCGGTTTCACCATAGTCAAGACCTATGGACACCGCGCAGAGGCCGAAGCCATCTTCGCGGACCGAAACGCCGAGGTCTACCGCAGCGCTTTTGGCGCACAGTTTTTCTCGGGCCTGGTCTCGCCGGCGACAGCGTTCGTCGGGAACCTGAGCTACGTGGCGGTCGCAGTGGTCGGCGGCCTCAAGGTGGCCTCGGGCGGTCTGACGCTGGGTAGCATCCAAGCCTTCAGCCAGTATGTGCGACAGTTCAATCAGCCACTGACACAGGTGGCCGCGATGTACAACACGCTGCAGTCCGGACTGGCCAGCGCAGAAAGAGTTTTCGAGCTGCTGGACGCCGACGAGGAAACGCCGGACCCGCTGGCTGCGGCGACGGCGCCGACCGGCTCCGTACGCGTCGAGTTCGAGGACATCAGCTTTGGCTACTCCCCCGGCCAGCCGGTGATCGAAGGACTGTCGCTGCGTGTCGAACCCGGCCAGACGGTCGCGATCGTGGGACCGACCGGCGCCGGTAAGACCACTCTGGTCAACCTGCTGATGCGCTTCTACGAAGTCGACTCCGGACGAATTCTGCTTGACGGCATTGATGTCTCGACCATGACCCGACACGATCTGCGGTCCCGCATGGGAATGGTGCTCCAGGACACCTGGTTGTTCGGCGGCACCATCGTCGAGAACATCGCCTACGGACGCCCGGGGGCATCCCAGGAAGAAATTCTCGAAGCCGCCCGTGCCGCGTATGTGGACCGATTCGTGCGGACGCTTCCCGACGGATATGACACCAAGATCGCCGATGACGGCGGAAACATCAGCGCCGGTGAGAAGCAACTGATCACCATCGCGCGCGCCTTCTTGGCGCGCCCGCAGCTACTGATACTCGACGAGGCCACGAGTTCGGTGGACACTCGCACCGAACTACGGATACAGCGGGCCATGGCCGAGTTGCGCCGAGACCGAACGAGTTTCATTATCGCCCATCGGCTTTCCACCATCCGCGACGCTGACCGCATCGTGGTGCTGGACGGCGGGCGCGTCACCGAGAGCGGCACACACACCGAACTACTGGCCCGCCACGGCGCCTATTTCGCGATGACGCAGTCCTAG
- a CDS encoding DUF3558 domain-containing protein, whose translation MVALVLTGCSGGDKSDQPNGTASNATAPQQTKSKGVDGPMFTECGGVSDQAMMQMTKVVGLVGTAKNSVGCVWLRGGSIVGPHFSFNWYRGSPIGRERATEERTRPSVEDIEIAGYKGFIATNGYPGTVTTLCEIGMDFGNDFIEWSINFEPGSGAPDSCDVAKQLTETSIKAAKK comes from the coding sequence ATGGTCGCACTCGTATTGACCGGCTGTTCGGGTGGTGACAAGTCAGATCAGCCCAATGGCACCGCATCAAATGCGACGGCGCCGCAGCAGACCAAGTCCAAGGGTGTCGACGGTCCGATGTTCACCGAGTGCGGCGGCGTCAGTGACCAGGCCATGATGCAGATGACCAAGGTCGTGGGCCTGGTGGGCACCGCCAAGAACTCGGTCGGTTGTGTCTGGCTGCGCGGGGGAAGCATCGTCGGTCCGCATTTTTCCTTCAACTGGTATCGGGGCAGCCCCATCGGGCGCGAGCGCGCGACGGAAGAGCGGACGCGCCCGAGTGTCGAGGACATCGAGATCGCCGGGTACAAGGGCTTCATCGCCACCAACGGCTACCCGGGCACCGTCACCACGCTGTGCGAGATCGGCATGGATTTCGGGAACGACTTCATCGAATGGTCCATCAACTTTGAGCCGGGTTCAGGTGCTCCGGACTCCTGCGATGTGGCCAAGCAGCTGACCGAGACGTCCATCAAGGCGGCCAAGAAATGA
- a CDS encoding DUF3558 domain-containing protein, translating into MMHRKTKSLFAAACVALVAFGSAGCGGTVDGEAVMPGKGDSAEGPNAEQKYPNLLKECEVLTTDVLAKAVDADPRDIQSTFVGALCRWQAMSKSGGLVDITRFWFETGSLEAEKATANSLKYNVQERAIQGIPSIVMKPPDQPGACGVASDAAGVVGWWVNPQGRGGDSCTQAIKLMEMTLSVNI; encoded by the coding sequence ATGATGCATCGAAAGACGAAGTCACTGTTCGCGGCGGCATGCGTCGCACTCGTCGCATTCGGTTCGGCCGGTTGCGGCGGCACGGTCGACGGCGAGGCGGTCATGCCCGGTAAGGGTGACTCGGCAGAGGGGCCCAACGCCGAACAGAAGTACCCCAACCTGCTCAAGGAATGCGAAGTCCTGACCACGGACGTGCTGGCCAAGGCGGTCGACGCGGACCCGAGGGATATTCAGAGCACATTCGTGGGTGCGCTGTGCCGGTGGCAGGCCATGAGTAAGAGCGGTGGGCTGGTCGACATCACCAGATTCTGGTTCGAGACCGGCAGCCTCGAAGCCGAGAAGGCCACAGCGAACAGTCTCAAGTACAACGTCCAGGAGCGGGCGATTCAGGGAATCCCGTCGATCGTGATGAAGCCACCGGACCAACCGGGCGCGTGTGGAGTTGCCAGCGATGCCGCAGGTGTTGTTGGATGGTGGGTCAACCCGCAGGGCCGAGGCGGAGACTCATGCACGCAGGCAATCAAATTGATGGAAATG